A single genomic interval of Shewanella psychropiezotolerans harbors:
- a CDS encoding alpha/beta fold hydrolase has product MIKVKYPLIASTIIATSMLSACGGSSSKTEANNGNGVTEAVNTYKSIECKDMLSASQLTLLTTGSSCGYLSVPEKHAIYGQPASEKKIEIAVIKLASISSDKKADPIVYLQGGPGGNASASIGQVIESNTFIKDRDVYLVDQRGTGYSKPALFCTEYNGEAGTPAQIQACKARLEKSGVDLNAYHSVHNALDFIQLREALQIPEWNVYGISYGTRLATTIMRENSEGIRSVILDGMFPIEVNGMSDTPWATYESLNQIVKNCANTDTCPADDFKDAIEDIIARMHNEGMVAESRVFIQNLLELATEPVIINYLMAVNEDISKYSSAFERLITEQDNEQADNEEAANDETFGAEDMLYNAMGLSTVCAEEYPFLNITALTGANSQGWSASTQLAVNGMFHMGFDKASCQVWNVTPANDIETKAITSNLPVLILNGQNDTQTPAAWGALVAKNMPNAQNMTNPQGGHGQLFAGFSCFDTLADEFLAKPNQAVDASCVSAIPEVSYEGGDEEESANFSFKNNDTSSDTVYMNGVIGSDTLDVMQTLLNKYPQIKTIVMQNVPGSMDDDTNLLASMEIRNRGIATHIPADGMVASGGTDMFLAGVKRTIEPGAKLGVHSWGDDSGKEALDYPRDNQAHTLYLDYYKAIGINTEFYWYTLEAATAKNIHWMTAQEIALYGVLTE; this is encoded by the coding sequence ATGATAAAGGTTAAATACCCCCTTATTGCATCGACAATAATTGCTACTAGTATGCTAAGTGCTTGTGGAGGTTCAAGTTCGAAAACAGAGGCTAATAATGGAAATGGTGTTACCGAGGCCGTTAACACTTATAAGTCGATTGAATGTAAGGACATGCTATCGGCTAGCCAGTTAACACTCTTAACGACTGGCTCTAGCTGCGGCTATCTTAGCGTACCGGAAAAGCATGCAATATATGGTCAACCTGCGTCAGAAAAAAAGATTGAAATAGCCGTGATAAAACTGGCCTCAATCTCATCAGATAAAAAAGCCGATCCGATTGTTTATTTGCAAGGAGGTCCTGGGGGGAATGCCAGCGCGAGTATTGGTCAGGTGATTGAAAGTAACACCTTCATCAAAGACAGAGATGTTTACTTAGTAGACCAGCGCGGTACCGGCTATTCAAAACCCGCATTATTTTGTACTGAGTACAATGGTGAAGCTGGTACGCCTGCGCAAATACAAGCGTGTAAAGCGAGGCTTGAAAAGTCAGGCGTGGATTTAAATGCTTACCATAGCGTGCATAATGCTTTGGACTTTATTCAGTTAAGAGAAGCCTTACAAATACCAGAGTGGAATGTGTATGGCATCTCTTATGGAACTCGCCTTGCAACAACCATAATGCGAGAAAATAGCGAAGGCATTCGCAGTGTTATTTTAGATGGTATGTTCCCGATAGAAGTGAACGGCATGTCTGACACACCGTGGGCAACCTATGAATCCTTGAATCAGATAGTCAAAAATTGTGCTAACACTGATACTTGCCCTGCTGATGATTTTAAAGACGCTATCGAAGACATTATTGCCCGTATGCATAATGAGGGCATGGTGGCTGAGAGCCGAGTATTCATCCAGAACTTACTCGAACTGGCCACAGAGCCGGTAATCATTAACTATCTAATGGCTGTTAATGAAGATATCAGTAAATATTCATCAGCTTTTGAAAGATTAATAACCGAACAAGATAATGAACAAGCTGACAATGAAGAAGCTGCCAATGATGAAACTTTCGGTGCAGAAGATATGCTTTATAACGCCATGGGGTTATCGACTGTTTGTGCTGAGGAATATCCATTTCTTAATATCACAGCTTTGACCGGTGCTAATAGTCAGGGCTGGTCAGCGAGCACACAACTAGCGGTAAATGGCATGTTCCATATGGGCTTCGATAAAGCGTCTTGCCAAGTGTGGAATGTTACCCCAGCGAATGATATCGAAACTAAGGCGATTACTAGCAACCTGCCAGTATTAATACTCAATGGCCAAAATGATACACAAACACCAGCAGCCTGGGGCGCCCTGGTCGCTAAGAATATGCCCAATGCACAGAACATGACTAACCCCCAAGGTGGCCACGGCCAGTTGTTTGCTGGTTTTAGCTGTTTTGATACCCTAGCAGATGAGTTTTTAGCTAAGCCAAATCAGGCTGTTGATGCCAGCTGTGTCTCAGCCATCCCCGAAGTAAGCTATGAAGGAGGTGATGAGGAAGAGTCGGCTAACTTTAGTTTTAAAAACAATGATACCAGTTCAGATACCGTTTATATGAATGGCGTTATCGGCTCAGATACCTTAGATGTGATGCAGACATTGTTAAACAAGTACCCGCAAATCAAAACAATAGTGATGCAAAATGTCCCTGGTTCTATGGATGATGACACCAACTTATTGGCTTCAATGGAGATTAGAAATCGTGGTATAGCCACACATATACCCGCTGATGGCATGGTGGCATCGGGCGGTACCGATATGTTTTTAGCAGGTGTAAAACGCACTATCGAACCGGGCGCTAAGCTTGGCGTACATTCTTGGGGGGATGACAGTGGCAAAGAAGCATTGGATTACCCTCGCGATAATCAAGCACATACTCTGTATCTGGATTACTATAAAGCGATAGGGATAAATACAGAGTTTTACTGGTATACCTTAGAAGCTGCAACAGCCAAAAATATACACTGGATGACAGCGCAAGAAATTGCTCTGTATGGAGTACTAACAGAGTAA
- a CDS encoding RidA family protein, with translation MSGNIIKISRNTGDAPESSVSTQTVAFSHYNNISAQLPLAPKTGKIVAGGVKEQTKQCLENIKAIVESTDHVMDDVVKITIFLKNISDINAVDEVYTTFFQSYVPTRTTVAVAALPMDDALVQIEAIISNGEGTAPQDPCDLIKVARNTKNAPESSVSTQTVAFSHYNNISGQLPIDPKTGEMVAGGVKEQTEQCLNNIKAILESIDHVMDDVVKTTIFLKNISDIEVINEVCAKFFPGYVPARTAVNVSALPMDALVQIDTVVSHGDGTPPQLPEDTRLLVIEASNTENAPKVPYSHTVAFSHYNHISGQLPLDPKTSEMVAGGVKEQAGQCLKNIKAIVESVDHVMDDVVKINIQLKSIADIDAVNEVYTTFFKSDLPARTTVGVSAIPMDALVQIDAVVSNCEGTPPQA, from the coding sequence ATGAGTGGCAATATTATAAAGATTTCAAGAAACACGGGAGATGCACCAGAAAGTTCTGTGTCCACACAAACTGTAGCTTTTTCTCATTACAATAATATTTCAGCTCAATTACCTCTAGCCCCTAAAACGGGTAAAATCGTAGCTGGCGGTGTAAAAGAGCAGACAAAGCAGTGCTTAGAAAATATTAAAGCAATTGTAGAAAGTACCGACCATGTTATGGACGATGTTGTTAAAATCACTATATTCCTTAAGAATATCTCAGATATTAACGCTGTAGACGAAGTTTATACAACATTCTTCCAAAGCTATGTTCCTACACGGACAACTGTCGCAGTTGCGGCTTTACCTATGGATGATGCTTTGGTACAAATTGAAGCGATTATTTCAAACGGTGAAGGGACAGCGCCACAAGATCCTTGCGATCTCATAAAAGTTGCAAGAAACACGAAAAATGCACCAGAAAGTTCTGTATCTACACAAACTGTAGCTTTTTCTCATTACAATAATATTTCAGGTCAATTACCTATCGATCCAAAAACAGGTGAAATGGTAGCTGGAGGTGTAAAAGAGCAGACTGAACAGTGCTTAAACAACATTAAAGCAATTTTAGAAAGTATCGACCACGTTATGGACGATGTAGTTAAAACAACTATATTCCTTAAAAACATCTCGGATATTGAAGTTATAAACGAAGTTTGTGCAAAATTTTTCCCAGGCTATGTTCCTGCTAGGACAGCTGTTAACGTTTCAGCTTTACCTATGGATGCTTTGGTGCAAATTGATACAGTCGTGTCACACGGAGATGGTACACCCCCACAACTTCCTGAAGACACCCGACTACTCGTCATAGAAGCAAGCAATACTGAAAATGCACCAAAAGTTCCATACTCACACACCGTAGCTTTTTCTCACTACAATCATATTTCAGGTCAGTTACCTTTGGACCCAAAAACGAGTGAAATGGTAGCTGGTGGTGTAAAAGAGCAGGCTGGACAATGCCTAAAAAATATCAAGGCAATTGTGGAAAGTGTCGACCACGTTATGGACGATGTAGTCAAAATAAATATCCAACTTAAAAGTATCGCAGATATTGATGCTGTAAACGAAGTTTACACCACCTTCTTCAAAAGCGATCTTCCTGCAAGAACAACAGTTGGCGTTTCAGCTATCCCTATGGATGCTTTGGTACAAATTGATGCCGTTGTTTCTAACTGTGAAGGTACACCTCCACAAGCATAA
- a CDS encoding DUF3297 family protein, whose amino-acid sequence MNDTTSQPALPDRLSGNPRSPHHVAAIFEHEIGIILNGKERFDVEEYCISEAWVKVPSHKALDRRGQPLLMTIKGKVEVFYR is encoded by the coding sequence ATGAACGACACTACATCGCAACCAGCCTTACCAGATCGCCTTTCCGGCAATCCCCGCAGCCCACATCATGTGGCAGCAATTTTTGAGCACGAGATAGGTATTATACTCAACGGCAAAGAGCGTTTTGATGTCGAGGAATATTGCATCAGTGAAGCTTGGGTAAAAGTCCCGTCGCACAAAGCGTTGGACCGTCGCGGCCAACCACTTTTGATGACGATAAAAGGCAAGGTTGAAGTGTTCTATCGTTAA
- a CDS encoding dCMP deaminase family protein — translation MMTKWATRFLQMAELVASWSKDPSTQVGAVITEDNRIVSLGFNGYPHGISDSAETDNREMKLLKTLHAEENAILYAKRDLSGCEIWVTHFPCPNCAAKIIQTGLSTVHSPQPSKDFLSRWGEKIKISQDMLDQAGVKVDWMQVEP, via the coding sequence ATGATGACAAAATGGGCAACACGTTTTCTACAGATGGCAGAGCTCGTTGCATCTTGGAGTAAAGATCCCTCCACTCAAGTTGGGGCGGTGATCACCGAAGATAACCGTATTGTCTCTTTAGGGTTCAACGGCTACCCTCACGGGATCTCCGATAGTGCCGAAACCGATAACCGTGAGATGAAGCTCCTAAAGACCCTACACGCAGAAGAGAATGCCATTCTCTATGCTAAGCGTGATCTCAGCGGCTGCGAGATCTGGGTTACCCATTTCCCCTGCCCTAACTGCGCCGCAAAGATAATCCAAACGGGTTTAAGTACAGTGCATAGTCCACAACCAAGCAAAGACTTCCTGTCTCGCTGGGGAGAGAAGATTAAAATAAGCCAAGATATGCTCGACCAAGCCGGCGTTAAAGTCGATTGGATGCAGGTAGAGCCATAA